TGAAGCTCCTGCCACACCAGCTCCAGCTTGTCGATCAACTTGTCGTTGAGCACCAGGTACTTCGGCCAGACGTCCGCCTGGTCATGCGTAATGAAGTCGCCGAGCTTGAAGTGCTCCGAGACCGGCGTGTCCATGTTCGCCTGCGTGACTTCGATGAACCCGTTGGGGTTGGCGTACGCAGGCGATTTGACCGCGTGTTTCTCCGCGGGCCAGAAACCGAGGCGATACGAGCCGAGCTTCATGCCATGCTTCTCGGCGAACGGGTGCATCGTGATGAACGCAAAGGGACGCGCGAGAGGCGCGACGGGATACATCCCGGGGCGCAAGAGGCTCGAATCGCCGAACAGCGCGGCGAACGCCGGCACGGCGGGCGTCTTTGTACTCGGGGAGACGAAACGGGCGAAAAGGCTCCCGCTGAGCCCGCGGAGGGCGTCCGCGAAGCGCGCGATCGCCGAGGCGGCTGTCTGCGTCGAGTCGCCGGGGCCATGGGCCGTCCGCGCGCGGTTGGCCGCGAGCCGGGTTTCGAGGGTAGAACGCGCGTCCAAACGGCCCGGGCCCGCTGCGGCGAAGGTAATGCTCAGCGTGGCGCCCAGCGCGATGATCGTCGCGGCAGAGCGAATTCGGTTCGACATCGGCGAATTTTTTGGCTGACCGGCGGCGTGGTGGGAACTCACAGCGCCTTGACGGCCCCATCATAAGCTGTCCGTTGCAAATGCAACAGATGGGACTTCTTGCTCAACTTATTTGTAATCATTCCGTTCCACCGCGCGAACAGCGCGCAATAGATTTCGGGCTCGTCGTTTCCACCCTTGTTCCCACGAACCGTGCCCAGCAGTAAGCCCGTTGCTTTGATTGTGCTCGATGGATGGGGATACCGCCGCGAGCGCGATGGCAATGCCATCGCCCTGGCCGAGACGCCGACATGGGACCGGCTCATCGACCAATACCCATGGACGCTGCTGGAGGCGTCCGGTCGCGCGGTCGGACTTCCTGAAGGACAAATGGGGAATAGCGAGGTCGGCCATTTGAACCTCGGCGCCGGCCGCGTCGTGTCACAAGATCTGGTTCGGATCGGCGAGTCGATTCGCGACGGGTCATTCTTCGAGAATCGCGCGTTTCTCGGCGCCTGCGACAACGCGGTCCGAACCGGCGGCACCGTTCACCTGGTCGGTCTGATCGGCAACGGGGGCGTCCACGCGCTGGACGCGCATCTCGTGGCGCTCGTGGAGCTCTGCGCGCGGCGGCGTGTTCCCCCCGCCCGAGTCGCCATCCACGCGCTGTTGGACGGGCGCGATACGATGCCTCGTTCGTCGCTCGGCTTCATGCGAGGGTTGCTTGGAAAGGTGGCAGGGCGGGCGTCCGTCGCCAGCCTGGGCGGCCGCTACTTCGGGATGGACCGCGACAAGCGCTGGGACCGTACGGAGAAATGGTACCGATCCGCCGTGCAGGGTGTCGGTCCTACCGGTGCCGATCCACTTCGCGTGATCAGCGAGGCCTATGAGCGCGGCGAGACGGACGAGTTCATCACGCCGACCGTGATCGTCCACGACGGCGAGCCCGTCGCGCCGATGCGCGACGGCGACTCGGTCATCTGCTTCAACTTTCGCGCGGATCGCATGCGCCAGATCGTACGCGCGCTGACCGATCCATCGTTCGACGCGTTCGACGTGAGCGGACGCCCCTCGGTGCACGTCGCCACGATGACGTCGTACGATCGGACGTTCGACGTTCCGGTGGCGTTCCCGCCTCAGTCGATGGCGAACATCGTCGGCGAAGTGGTGTCCAAAGCCGGCATGCGGATGTTCCGCACCGCCGAGACCGAGAAGTACGCCCACGTGACATACTTCTTCAACGGCGGCGTCGAGGCCCCTTTTCCGTGTGAGGATCGGCTGCTCGTCCCGAGTCAGAAGGTCGCGACCTACGATTTGATGCCCGAGATGAGCGCGCCGGGTGTCACGGACGTGCTCTGCAATGCGATCGAAGAGCGCAACCACGAGTTCATTCTTTGCAACTACGCGAACGGCGACATGGTCGGACACACGGGTTCGCTCCCGGCAACGATCAGAGCTGTCGAAACGGTCGACGCGTGCCTCGCGCGCGTGATGAAGGCGGCCGAATCGAGCGGGACGCGGTTGCTCATCACCGCGGATCACGGCAACTGTGAGCTCATGATCGATCCTGAAACCGGCGGTCCGCATACGGCCCACACCACCAGCCCAGTGCCATTTCTCATCGTCGATCACGAACGAAAGTCGCCGCCCCCGCTGCGCCCCGGGGGCGCTCTGTGCGACGTCGGTCCAACTCTCCTCACTCTGCTCGGACTCGAGCAGCCGTCCGAGATGACGGGAGTCGACCTTCGGCAGGGAGCCAACGACCAATGAACGGAAAGCGAACGTCGATCTATGCCGTCGTGTTCGGAGCGCTGCTCGCCGGCGCCGGCCAACTGAGGGCGCAACCAGGTGGAGGACGCGTTGGCTCTCTGCCGTCGAACAGCCCATACGTCGACCTCCCGTTTTCACAGGAGCTGACGTTCTTCGGCGGGATGTATCACGCGCATCGCGACATCGCCGACGTCGGGCCGCAAAGCGGTCCGATTGCGGGCGTCAGCTACGCCTGGCGGGCCGGCGGACCAGCGCACATCACCGGCGAGGTCGCGTACATCTCGTCGGATCGTAACCTGATCAATCCGCTGAAAGCTGGGCTCGCGCGCAACCTCGGAACGACGACGCGCCCACTCTACACGGCGGACGTCGGACTTGGCCTCAGTCTCACGGGAGAGAAAAGTTGGCACCATCTCGTTCCTATGGTTGGCGGTGGCGTGGGCTTGATTTCGGATCTCCGCTCGCAGCCCGACTCCGGCGGCTTCGCGTTCGGAACGCGATTCACGTTCAACGGCAGCGTCGGGATCCGTTACGTACCCGGCGGCAAGTGGCAGATCCGAGGAGACCTGAAGGACCGCTTCTACACGATCTCGTATCCGCAGACCTATTTCACGGCGCCGGCGGGCGGAACGGCCGTGGTCACGACGCACGCCGAACGGTCCTACTGGTTGAGTAACCCCGCCTTCACGCTGGGCCTGTCGTACTTGTTCTGATCCGGCTCAACGCGTGCCGACCTTCCTCACTCGTCGCGTCACCTTCGCCGCCGCGCATCGCTACCGGCGGCCCGATTGGTCGGAAGAGGAGAACGCGCGCGTCTTCGGTCTCTGCTCGCGTGAGAACTACCACGGACACAGCTACGTCTGCGAGGTCACTGTGACC
The Gemmatimonadaceae bacterium DNA segment above includes these coding regions:
- the gpmI gene encoding 2,3-bisphosphoglycerate-independent phosphoglycerate mutase, with protein sequence MPSSKPVALIVLDGWGYRRERDGNAIALAETPTWDRLIDQYPWTLLEASGRAVGLPEGQMGNSEVGHLNLGAGRVVSQDLVRIGESIRDGSFFENRAFLGACDNAVRTGGTVHLVGLIGNGGVHALDAHLVALVELCARRRVPPARVAIHALLDGRDTMPRSSLGFMRGLLGKVAGRASVASLGGRYFGMDRDKRWDRTEKWYRSAVQGVGPTGADPLRVISEAYERGETDEFITPTVIVHDGEPVAPMRDGDSVICFNFRADRMRQIVRALTDPSFDAFDVSGRPSVHVATMTSYDRTFDVPVAFPPQSMANIVGEVVSKAGMRMFRTAETEKYAHVTYFFNGGVEAPFPCEDRLLVPSQKVATYDLMPEMSAPGVTDVLCNAIEERNHEFILCNYANGDMVGHTGSLPATIRAVETVDACLARVMKAAESSGTRLLITADHGNCELMIDPETGGPHTAHTTSPVPFLIVDHERKSPPPLRPGGALCDVGPTLLTLLGLEQPSEMTGVDLRQGANDQ